A single Brevundimonas sp. M20 DNA region contains:
- the murF gene encoding UDP-N-acetylmuramoyl-tripeptide--D-alanyl-D-alanine ligase codes for MPESHALWTSAEIEAATGGSLSGAPFEATGITYNSREIVPGDLFIALKGARDGHDFADMAFANGATGAITERPVNGPAIVTADTLKALEGLGVFSRERAPHVKRGAVTGSVGKTSVTQAIKAGLDLAGPAHASIKSYNNHIGVPLTLARMPRTVERAVFEIGMNAPGEIAPLSKFVQPHAACVTTVGPVHIEAFSDGEAGVAAEKASIFDGLIPGGVAVANGDVAFAAVLCDRARAVGARLATFGSDAGHDARLLDFQPFDGGARVRAELYGKTLDYQLAQSGFHWGLNSLCVLLMLDALDVSLETGLEALAHFRPLAGRGETTAVQAPGGAFTLIDESYNANPLSMAAGFRSLGARPVTAGARRIVVLTDMLELGEQSRGLHEGLAAPIDAAGLDLVHAAGPEMKQLYDVLPAARRGVWRETAAELAAEAAALVGPGDVVMVKGSNGSKASLVAKALAALGAPSSSDTPRGER; via the coding sequence ATGCCTGAGTCCCACGCCCTCTGGACGTCCGCCGAGATCGAGGCCGCGACCGGAGGAAGCCTGTCCGGCGCCCCGTTCGAGGCGACCGGCATCACCTACAACAGCCGTGAGATCGTGCCCGGCGACCTGTTCATCGCGCTTAAGGGCGCGCGGGACGGGCATGACTTCGCCGACATGGCCTTCGCCAACGGGGCGACGGGCGCGATCACCGAGCGGCCGGTCAACGGCCCGGCGATCGTCACCGCCGACACCCTGAAGGCGCTGGAGGGGCTGGGCGTCTTTTCCCGGGAGCGGGCGCCGCATGTGAAGCGCGGGGCGGTCACCGGCTCGGTCGGCAAGACCAGCGTGACGCAGGCGATCAAGGCGGGCCTCGATCTGGCCGGTCCGGCCCATGCCTCGATCAAGAGCTACAACAACCACATCGGCGTGCCGCTGACCCTCGCGCGGATGCCGCGCACGGTCGAGCGGGCGGTGTTCGAGATCGGCATGAACGCGCCCGGCGAGATCGCGCCGCTGTCCAAATTCGTCCAGCCCCACGCCGCCTGCGTGACCACGGTGGGGCCGGTGCATATCGAGGCCTTCTCCGACGGCGAAGCCGGTGTCGCGGCCGAGAAGGCGTCGATCTTTGACGGACTGATCCCCGGCGGGGTGGCGGTGGCCAACGGCGACGTAGCCTTCGCCGCCGTGCTGTGCGACCGGGCCAGGGCCGTCGGCGCGCGTTTGGCGACGTTCGGCAGCGATGCGGGACATGACGCCCGCCTGCTGGACTTCCAGCCCTTCGACGGCGGCGCGCGAGTCAGGGCCGAGCTGTACGGCAAGACGCTGGACTATCAGCTGGCCCAGTCGGGCTTCCACTGGGGTCTGAACAGTCTGTGCGTGCTGCTGATGCTGGATGCGCTGGACGTGTCGCTGGAGACCGGGCTGGAGGCGCTGGCGCATTTCCGTCCGCTGGCCGGGCGGGGCGAAACCACGGCGGTGCAGGCGCCCGGCGGGGCCTTCACCCTGATCGACGAAAGCTACAACGCCAATCCGCTGTCGATGGCGGCGGGCTTCCGCAGTCTGGGCGCCAGGCCGGTGACGGCGGGCGCTCGGCGGATCGTGGTGCTCACCGACATGCTGGAGCTGGGCGAGCAGTCGCGCGGCCTGCACGAGGGGTTGGCCGCTCCCATCGACGCCGCCGGGCTGGATCTGGTCCATGCCGCCGGGCCGGAGATGAAACAGCTGTATGATGTCCTGCCCGCCGCCCGTCGCGGCGTCTGGCGTGAGACCGCCGCCGAGCTGGCCGCCGAGGCCGCCGCGCTGGTCGGGCCGGGGGATGTCGTGATGGTCAAGGGTTCGAACGGATCGAAGGCTTCGCTGGTCGCGAAGGCTCTGGCGGCGCTGGGCGCCCCCTCAAGCAGCGACACGCCGCGCGGGGAGCGATAG
- the mraY gene encoding phospho-N-acetylmuramoyl-pentapeptide-transferase, which translates to MFYLLYLYFQDVAPDYPLLNLIQYQTVRVALAMATAMIVAVAMGSRFINWMRAKQGKGQPIRSDGPITHLSKVGTPTMGGLMILAGIAVAVLLWGDLTNPYIWIVSLVTAAFGVLGFIDDYAKVTKQTSAGLTSKQKLIAQTIVSLIAGVLTVLWMTVSPTSPGLETSIAFPFFKAVLLNVGWFYVIFAAFTIVGFSNAVNLTDGLDGLAIVPVMMAAAAFGIIAYLVGNFKFSDYLGVHHVPGAGELAIFLAAIIGGGVGFLWYNAPPAKIFMGDTGSLALGGALGSIAVATKHELVLGIVGGLFVIEAASVMIQVAYFKATGKRIFLMAPIHHHFEKMGWPESTVVIRFWIVAAMLALAGLATLKLR; encoded by the coding sequence ATGTTTTATCTGCTGTATCTGTATTTCCAGGACGTGGCGCCGGACTATCCGCTGCTGAACCTGATCCAGTATCAGACGGTCCGCGTGGCGCTGGCCATGGCGACCGCCATGATCGTCGCCGTGGCGATGGGCAGCCGCTTCATCAACTGGATGCGGGCCAAGCAGGGCAAGGGGCAGCCGATCCGCTCGGACGGACCGATCACCCACCTGTCGAAGGTCGGCACCCCGACCATGGGCGGCCTGATGATCCTGGCGGGCATCGCGGTGGCGGTGCTGCTGTGGGGCGACCTGACCAATCCCTACATCTGGATCGTCTCGCTGGTGACGGCGGCGTTCGGCGTGCTGGGCTTCATCGACGACTACGCCAAGGTGACCAAACAGACCTCGGCGGGCCTGACCTCGAAGCAGAAGCTGATCGCCCAGACCATCGTCTCGCTCATCGCGGGCGTTCTGACGGTGCTGTGGATGACGGTGTCGCCGACCTCTCCGGGCCTCGAGACCTCCATCGCCTTCCCCTTCTTCAAGGCGGTGCTGCTGAATGTCGGCTGGTTCTATGTGATCTTCGCCGCCTTCACGATCGTCGGCTTCTCGAACGCGGTGAACCTGACGGACGGTCTGGACGGTCTGGCCATCGTGCCGGTGATGATGGCGGCGGCGGCGTTCGGCATCATCGCCTATCTGGTCGGCAACTTTAAATTCTCGGACTATCTCGGCGTCCATCACGTGCCGGGCGCGGGCGAGCTGGCCATTTTCCTGGCGGCGATCATCGGAGGGGGCGTGGGCTTCCTCTGGTACAACGCCCCGCCGGCCAAGATTTTCATGGGCGACACCGGTTCGCTGGCCCTGGGCGGCGCGCTGGGCTCAATCGCCGTGGCCACCAAGCATGAGCTGGTGCTGGGCATCGTCGGCGGCCTGTTCGTGATCGAGGCCGCCTCGGTCATGATCCAGGTCGCCTACTTCAAGGCCACCGGAAAGCGCATCTTCCTGATGGCGCCGATCCACCACCATTTCGAGAAGATGGGCTGGCCGGAGTCGACCGTGGTGATCCGCTTCTGGATCGTCGCCGCCATGCTGGCGCTGGCCGGTCTGGCGACGCTGAAACTGCGATAG
- a CDS encoding penicillin-binding protein 2 — protein sequence MSVHDPRTWERPTPRAAAYGARSLLPSWRWLAEAIWWVEHAFGRARADARPDEDTRVRIFLIMTAFSVVFCCLALGAARAALLTPQGVVGASANPNAVARADIVDRNGALMAMNANHYNLYVSPSQVWDINLAERSIRRALPRVPADKLREVLRGRSRALVLQGLTPKEKAAIHALALGGVEFEAVDKRIYPLAPSARHLLGRSDTAGKGISGAELAFNDEIRAAGARGESFPLSIDLRVQGVLENELFAAAAAVQAKGAVGVIADATTGEVLGMASWPTSDSKNLAATGNYEMGSVFKTFTIAASLDTGRTDMNSTFDASQPYMVGNRRIKDFHATNQILSLEGVYLHSSNIGTSRMAVELGPQVMRDYFNRLGLLDRAPIELHESVPPRRPVNWEDSTRASMSFGYGIMISPLQMTAATVALVNGGVYRPLTLRRGGTGVEGRRVVSPETSANIRALMRANVLRGSGRSADAQGLRVGGKTGSANKVVNRRYDPRHGVGSFASVFPADGPDSTRRYVVFVLIDEPAVGSQLGGAVAAPVAGRVIDRISGFLGVNRVADPVIPPVAVTQ from the coding sequence ATGAGCGTCCACGATCCCCGCACCTGGGAACGCCCGACCCCCCGCGCCGCCGCCTATGGCGCGCGCAGCCTGCTGCCGTCGTGGCGCTGGCTGGCCGAGGCCATCTGGTGGGTCGAACATGCGTTCGGCAGGGCGCGCGCCGATGCGCGTCCGGATGAGGACACGCGCGTCCGCATCTTCCTGATCATGACGGCCTTCTCGGTCGTGTTCTGCTGTCTGGCGCTGGGCGCGGCGCGGGCGGCGCTACTGACTCCGCAGGGCGTGGTCGGCGCCTCGGCCAACCCGAACGCGGTGGCGCGCGCGGACATCGTGGACCGCAATGGCGCCCTGATGGCGATGAACGCCAACCACTACAATCTGTACGTTTCGCCGTCGCAGGTCTGGGATATCAATCTGGCCGAGCGCAGCATCCGGCGCGCCCTGCCGCGCGTCCCGGCGGACAAGCTGCGCGAGGTTCTGCGTGGACGCAGCCGCGCGCTGGTCCTGCAAGGTCTGACCCCCAAGGAGAAGGCCGCGATCCACGCCCTGGCGCTGGGCGGTGTCGAGTTCGAGGCTGTCGACAAGCGCATTTATCCGCTGGCCCCGTCGGCGCGTCACCTGCTGGGCCGGTCCGATACGGCGGGCAAGGGGATCAGCGGCGCAGAGCTGGCCTTCAACGACGAAATCCGCGCGGCCGGCGCGCGGGGCGAAAGCTTCCCGCTGTCGATCGATCTGCGTGTCCAGGGCGTGCTGGAGAACGAACTGTTCGCCGCCGCCGCCGCCGTACAGGCCAAGGGCGCCGTGGGCGTGATCGCCGATGCGACGACGGGCGAGGTTCTGGGCATGGCCAGCTGGCCGACCTCGGACAGCAAGAACCTGGCGGCGACCGGCAACTACGAGATGGGGTCGGTGTTCAAGACCTTCACCATCGCGGCCAGTCTGGACACCGGCCGGACGGACATGAACTCCACGTTCGACGCCTCGCAGCCGTACATGGTCGGAAATCGCCGCATCAAGGACTTCCACGCGACGAACCAGATTCTGTCGCTGGAGGGCGTCTATCTGCACTCGTCCAACATCGGCACCTCGCGCATGGCGGTGGAGCTGGGGCCGCAGGTGATGCGCGACTACTTCAACCGGCTGGGCCTGCTGGATCGCGCGCCCATCGAACTGCATGAATCGGTTCCGCCGCGTCGTCCGGTGAACTGGGAAGACTCGACCCGCGCGTCGATGTCGTTCGGCTACGGCATCATGATCTCGCCGCTGCAGATGACGGCGGCGACGGTGGCGCTGGTCAACGGCGGCGTCTATCGCCCGCTGACCCTGCGTCGCGGCGGAACGGGCGTCGAGGGGCGTCGGGTGGTCAGCCCGGAGACCTCGGCCAATATCCGCGCCCTGATGCGCGCCAACGTCCTGCGCGGCTCGGGCCGGTCGGCCGACGCGCAGGGCCTGCGCGTCGGCGGCAAGACCGGATCGGCGAACAAGGTGGTCAACCGCCGCTATGACCCGCGTCACGGCGTCGGTTCGTTCGCCTCGGTCTTCCCCGCTGACGGTCCGGACAGCACGCGCCGATATGTCGTCTTCGTCCTGATTGACGAGCCGGCGGTCGGTTCGCAGCTGGGCGGCGCGGTCGCCGCGCCGGTGGCCGGACGCGTGATCGACCGTATCTCGGGCTTCCTGGGCGTGAACCGGGTCGCGGACCCCGTCATTCCGCCCGTGGCGGTGACGCAATGA
- a CDS encoding type II toxin-antitoxin system RelE/ParE family toxin has protein sequence MTDYAVYFTAQSRRDLNAIRRWLLQPGSGLKARLKMTRISRALIELQFRPDRWPQSSTLGLRQHVIEGHTILYKLDEQAQEVTVMRVFSPYQNRTEP, from the coding sequence ATGACGGATTACGCGGTCTATTTCACCGCGCAGTCCAGGCGGGACCTGAATGCCATCCGAAGATGGCTTCTCCAGCCCGGTAGCGGGTTAAAGGCTCGTTTGAAGATGACCCGCATCAGCCGCGCGCTGATCGAACTTCAGTTCAGGCCGGATCGATGGCCACAGAGCTCAACCCTGGGGCTAAGGCAGCACGTCATCGAGGGACACACCATCCTCTACAAGCTGGACGAACAGGCCCAGGAAGTTACGGTCATGCGTGTCTTCAGCCCCTATCAGAACCGCACCGAACCCTAG
- the rsmH gene encoding 16S rRNA (cytosine(1402)-N(4))-methyltransferase RsmH, with protein sequence MTSPHAPVLIAEVLDALAPRKGDVIIDATFGAGGYTRAILKTGATVIALDRDPTVQVHADAVANDYPDTFRLIRTPFSGLADAFAQTGEARLDGVVFDIGVSSMQLDQAERGFSFMRDGPLDMRMSDEGVTAADIVNTWDHGPLAHIFKLYGDERQSGRVATAILRRRVEQPFQRTLDLAEVVEKALGGRRGAAIHPATRVFQALRIAVNDELGELRAGLEAAEATLAPGGRLAVVTFHSLEDRIVKAFLTERTGNAPGGSRHAPVAVETRKPSFTLSFKGAVEAGEAELAANPRARSAKLRAAVRTDAAPWGRIAA encoded by the coding sequence ATGACCTCTCCGCACGCCCCTGTCCTGATCGCCGAGGTGCTGGACGCGCTGGCTCCGCGGAAGGGCGACGTCATCATCGACGCCACCTTCGGCGCCGGCGGCTATACGCGCGCCATCCTTAAGACTGGCGCGACGGTGATCGCGCTGGATCGCGACCCGACGGTGCAGGTCCACGCCGATGCGGTGGCCAACGACTATCCCGACACCTTCCGTCTGATCCGCACGCCCTTCTCCGGGCTGGCCGACGCCTTCGCGCAGACGGGCGAGGCGAGGCTGGACGGAGTGGTGTTCGATATCGGCGTGTCGTCGATGCAGCTGGATCAGGCCGAGCGCGGCTTCTCCTTCATGCGCGACGGGCCGCTGGACATGCGGATGAGCGATGAGGGCGTGACCGCCGCTGACATCGTCAACACCTGGGATCACGGCCCGCTGGCCCATATCTTCAAGCTGTACGGCGATGAGCGTCAGTCGGGCCGGGTGGCGACCGCTATCCTGCGCCGCCGGGTCGAGCAGCCGTTCCAGCGCACGCTGGATCTGGCCGAGGTGGTCGAGAAGGCGCTGGGCGGCCGTCGCGGCGCGGCGATCCATCCGGCGACGCGGGTGTTCCAGGCCCTGCGCATCGCGGTGAACGACGAGCTGGGCGAGCTGCGCGCCGGGCTGGAGGCGGCCGAGGCGACGCTGGCGCCGGGCGGGCGTCTGGCGGTGGTGACCTTCCACTCGCTGGAGGACCGGATCGTGAAGGCCTTCCTGACCGAGCGCACGGGCAACGCCCCGGGCGGGTCGCGCCATGCGCCGGTCGCTGTCGAGACACGCAAGCCCAGCTTCACCCTGAGCTTCAAGGGCGCGGTCGAGGCGGGCGAGGCTGAACTGGCCGCCAATCCGCGCGCCCGGTCCGCCAAGCTGCGCGCCGCTGTCCGCACGGACGCCGCGCCGTGGGGGAGGATCGCCGCATGA
- a CDS encoding cell division protein: MNAAVARRALERLFAWKIRGIRWVEIIGVLMVGAMIFSVYLAKAAAARESARIAELERRISEDGRRVRLLRAQVAHLEQPARLEALSRDVGLGPVDMKRQASEERLDQLQPLPSPAPAPAAPAAPSAPEAAPVEPETAEPTGEGAR, translated from the coding sequence ATGAACGCCGCCGTCGCCCGTCGCGCGCTGGAGCGCCTGTTCGCCTGGAAAATTCGCGGCATCCGCTGGGTCGAGATCATCGGCGTGCTGATGGTCGGCGCCATGATCTTCTCGGTCTATCTGGCCAAGGCCGCCGCCGCGCGCGAGAGCGCCCGGATCGCGGAGCTGGAGCGCAGGATCAGCGAGGATGGCCGCCGGGTCCGGTTGCTGCGCGCGCAGGTCGCGCATCTGGAGCAGCCCGCGCGGCTGGAGGCCCTGTCGCGCGACGTCGGTCTGGGGCCCGTGGATATGAAGCGTCAGGCCTCCGAAGAGCGTCTGGACCAGTTGCAGCCGCTGCCCTCGCCCGCGCCCGCGCCGGCCGCGCCGGCCGCGCCGTCGGCGCCCGAGGCCGCCCCCGTCGAGCCGGAAACCGCTGAGCCGACGGGCGAGGGGGCACGATGA
- a CDS encoding UDP-N-acetylmuramoyl-L-alanyl-D-glutamate--2,6-diaminopimelate ligase yields MSAVRLSDLLRRDVSSDPMITGVTADSRKVAPGSLFVALPGTAADGRAFIPQALSQGAAAVLAPADTDAGLAPLLVTSGDVRRAYAIAARSFYGAQPKTCVAVTGTNGKTSVAAFCRQIWAALGLTSASMGTLGVLKQTGNVNHALTGPGLTSPDAADAARMLAQLAQEGVTHLALEASSHGIDQRRLDGVTLKAAAFTNLTQDHLDYHGDMEGYRAAKLRLFETLLPRGRTAVLNADSDAYSAFAAASITSGLGVMGVGERGRDLALIARRAVPEGQRLTIDVQGDLHEVLLPLAGAFQASNALVAAGLCIASGEDAGRVLAAMEKIEGAQGRLERIPGSAGQGEVYVDYAHTPDGLETVLKALRPHATGRLIVVFGAGGDRDRAKRPLMGEIAGRLADIAIVTDDNPRSEDPASIRKAVREGCPDAHEIGDRRRAIQHAVGLMREGDVVVIAGKGHEQGQIVGGVVHPFDDATEAAEALRIHA; encoded by the coding sequence ATGAGCGCGGTTCGCCTGTCTGACCTGCTGCGTCGGGACGTGTCCTCCGATCCGATGATCACCGGCGTGACCGCCGACAGCCGCAAGGTCGCGCCGGGGTCGCTGTTCGTCGCCCTGCCGGGAACGGCCGCCGACGGACGCGCCTTCATTCCGCAAGCCCTGTCGCAGGGCGCCGCCGCCGTTCTGGCCCCCGCCGATACCGATGCCGGTCTGGCCCCCCTGCTGGTGACGTCGGGCGATGTGCGCCGGGCCTACGCCATCGCGGCGCGCAGTTTCTACGGCGCGCAGCCGAAGACCTGCGTGGCGGTGACGGGCACCAACGGCAAGACCTCGGTCGCCGCCTTCTGCCGCCAGATCTGGGCGGCGCTGGGCCTGACCTCCGCGAGCATGGGCACGCTGGGGGTTTTGAAACAGACAGGTAACGTTAATCACGCGTTGACGGGCCCCGGCCTGACCAGCCCGGACGCCGCCGACGCCGCGCGGATGCTGGCCCAGCTGGCGCAGGAGGGGGTGACCCATCTGGCGCTGGAGGCGTCGTCGCACGGCATCGACCAGCGTCGTCTCGACGGGGTGACGCTGAAGGCCGCGGCCTTCACCAACCTGACGCAGGATCACCTCGACTATCACGGCGACATGGAAGGCTATCGAGCCGCCAAGCTGCGCCTGTTCGAGACCCTGCTGCCGCGCGGGCGGACGGCGGTGCTGAACGCCGACAGCGACGCCTATTCGGCCTTCGCCGCCGCCAGCATCACCTCGGGCCTCGGCGTGATGGGCGTGGGCGAGCGCGGGCGTGATCTGGCGCTGATCGCCCGCCGCGCCGTGCCGGAAGGCCAGCGCCTGACCATCGACGTGCAGGGTGATCTGCATGAGGTGCTGCTGCCGCTGGCCGGCGCCTTCCAGGCGTCGAACGCGCTGGTGGCCGCGGGCCTGTGCATCGCCTCGGGCGAGGACGCCGGGCGTGTGCTGGCCGCCATGGAGAAGATCGAGGGCGCGCAGGGGCGTCTGGAGCGCATTCCGGGTTCCGCCGGACAGGGTGAGGTCTATGTCGACTACGCCCACACTCCCGACGGTCTGGAGACGGTGCTGAAGGCGCTGCGTCCGCATGCGACCGGCCGTCTGATCGTGGTCTTCGGTGCGGGCGGCGACCGGGACCGGGCCAAGCGTCCGCTGATGGGCGAGATCGCGGGCCGTCTGGCCGACATCGCCATCGTCACCGATGACAATCCCCGCTCCGAGGATCCCGCTTCGATCCGCAAGGCGGTGCGCGAGGGCTGTCCCGACGCGCACGAGATCGGCGACCGCCGCCGCGCCATCCAGCACGCCGTCGGCCTGATGCGTGAAGGAGATGTGGTGGTGATCGCCGGAAAAGGGCATGAACAGGGGCAAATCGTCGGCGGGGTGGTGCATCCCTTCGACGACGCCACCGAAGCCGCGGAAGCCCTGCGTATCCATGCCTGA
- a CDS encoding N-acetylmuramoyl-L-alanine amidase yields MLIVKDASSPNFDARRGPPDMLVLHYTGMQTAEAAVARLCDPEAKVSAHYVVDEDGSILRLVAEARRAWHAGRGVWLGETDCNAASIGIEIVNPGHEFGYRDFPEAQIASVISLITDIRTRWTIPDARIIGHSDLAPERKQDPGERFPWKRLASVGHGLWFEPAQERIAALGAPLGPGDEGLGVIVLRAGLHRLGYGLQPGGEYDDATKLTVEAFQRHWRPGQVDGIADGETRATLMGVLQLATAESTTGVLN; encoded by the coding sequence ATGCTCATCGTCAAGGACGCCTCGTCCCCCAATTTCGACGCCCGCCGCGGTCCTCCGGACATGCTGGTGCTACACTATACCGGCATGCAGACCGCAGAGGCCGCCGTGGCGCGTCTGTGTGATCCCGAAGCCAAGGTCTCGGCCCACTATGTGGTCGACGAGGACGGTTCGATCCTGCGGCTGGTGGCCGAGGCGCGCCGGGCCTGGCACGCGGGGCGCGGCGTCTGGCTGGGCGAGACCGACTGCAACGCGGCCTCCATCGGCATCGAGATCGTCAATCCGGGCCATGAGTTCGGCTATCGCGACTTCCCCGAGGCGCAGATCGCGTCGGTCATCAGTCTGATCACCGACATCCGCACGCGCTGGACCATTCCCGACGCTCGCATCATCGGCCACTCCGACCTGGCTCCGGAGCGCAAACAGGACCCGGGCGAGCGGTTCCCGTGGAAGCGGCTGGCCTCGGTCGGGCACGGCCTGTGGTTCGAACCGGCGCAGGAGCGGATCGCGGCGCTGGGCGCCCCGCTGGGTCCGGGGGACGAGGGGCTGGGCGTCATCGTCCTGCGCGCCGGTCTGCACCGGCTGGGCTACGGGCTGCAGCCGGGCGGCGAGTACGACGACGCGACGAAGCTGACCGTCGAGGCCTTCCAGCGCCACTGGCGTCCGGGACAGGTGGACGGGATCGCCGACGGCGAGACGCGGGCGACCCTGATGGGCGTGCTGCAACTGGCGACGGCCGAGAGCACGACCGGGGTGCTGAACTAG
- a CDS encoding division/cell wall cluster transcriptional repressor MraZ, whose product MFLSTYEKQLDGKRRLLIPQEFRTADNGAEHGVFCFFSIESDCLEAGGDKLMAEYVAMIEELPFGDDLRTALEETFFAGQRPLSYDGGGRITLPESLCQEAGLGEDVVIVGLGSRFQIWDRARWNARRDERRALARQAVRERGEAGRLALRARRPQGEGA is encoded by the coding sequence GTGTTTCTCTCGACCTATGAGAAACAACTGGACGGCAAGCGCCGCCTGCTGATCCCGCAGGAGTTCCGCACCGCTGACAACGGCGCCGAGCACGGCGTGTTCTGCTTCTTCTCGATCGAGTCCGATTGCCTCGAGGCCGGCGGCGACAAGCTGATGGCCGAGTATGTTGCGATGATCGAGGAGCTGCCCTTCGGCGACGACCTGCGCACCGCTCTGGAAGAGACCTTCTTTGCCGGTCAGCGTCCGCTGTCCTACGACGGCGGCGGCCGGATCACCCTGCCGGAAAGCCTGTGTCAGGAGGCCGGGCTGGGCGAGGATGTGGTCATCGTGGGTCTGGGTTCGCGCTTCCAGATCTGGGATCGCGCACGCTGGAACGCCCGTCGCGACGAGCGTCGGGCGCTGGCGCGGCAGGCTGTGCGCGAGCGTGGCGAGGCGGGGCGTCTGGCCCTGCGCGCACGCCGCCCCCAAGGGGAGGGCGCATGA
- the murD gene encoding UDP-N-acetylmuramoyl-L-alanine--D-glutamate ligase, whose amino-acid sequence MIPVPGFEGRRIAVFGLGRSGLTAARALKAGGALPVLWDDSVSSRMQAEAEGFAVEDLTIADWSDFAALVLSPGAPLTHPKPHWTVEKARAAGVEVIGDIELFARALAALPEGQRPRVVAITGTNGKSTTTALIGWVLKQAGLTVHVGGNIGIGVLALPEPTKDAVYVIEVSSYQLDLTTRFAPDVAILTNVSPDHLDRHGGMEGYVEAKTRIFQAQGAKAVALVGIDDAFGLKVANGLSAREDRVSLISTVKHHHWDDWQVGFRKMGAVTAFDGVLRTPDGIAIDITTARSLPGRHNAQNAAFAYAAARAVGVSHEAAVEGLLTFPGLAHRMETVGHLGKVRFVNDSKATNADAARQALASYERSFWIAGGRAKAGGIDDLEDLFPRVVEAFLIGEAAGPFAARLGETPHRISGDMATAVQQAYEAAAATGRDEVVLLSPAAASFDQYPDFEARGEAFRAAVLALGATPASVA is encoded by the coding sequence ATGATCCCCGTCCCCGGCTTTGAAGGACGGAGGATCGCGGTCTTCGGCCTTGGGCGGTCGGGACTGACGGCCGCGCGCGCGCTGAAGGCGGGCGGGGCGCTGCCGGTGCTGTGGGACGACAGCGTCTCAAGCCGGATGCAGGCGGAGGCTGAAGGGTTCGCGGTCGAGGACCTGACGATCGCCGACTGGTCGGATTTCGCGGCGCTGGTGCTGTCGCCGGGCGCGCCGCTGACCCACCCCAAGCCGCACTGGACGGTCGAGAAGGCGAGGGCCGCGGGCGTCGAGGTGATCGGCGACATCGAACTGTTCGCCCGCGCGCTGGCGGCGCTGCCGGAGGGACAGCGGCCGCGCGTGGTGGCCATCACGGGGACCAACGGCAAATCGACCACGACGGCCCTGATCGGCTGGGTGCTGAAACAGGCCGGGCTGACGGTGCATGTCGGCGGCAATATCGGCATCGGCGTGCTGGCCCTGCCGGAGCCGACGAAGGACGCCGTCTATGTGATCGAGGTGTCGAGCTATCAGCTGGACCTGACGACCAGGTTCGCGCCCGACGTGGCGATCCTGACCAACGTCTCGCCGGATCATCTGGACCGGCATGGCGGGATGGAGGGGTACGTCGAGGCGAAGACGCGAATCTTCCAGGCGCAGGGAGCGAAGGCCGTGGCGCTGGTGGGCATCGATGATGCTTTCGGCCTCAAGGTCGCGAATGGACTGAGCGCTCGGGAAGACAGGGTCTCGCTGATCTCGACGGTCAAACATCATCACTGGGACGACTGGCAGGTCGGCTTCAGAAAGATGGGCGCGGTCACGGCGTTTGACGGCGTGCTGCGGACTCCGGACGGAATCGCCATCGACATCACCACCGCCCGCTCCCTCCCGGGCCGCCATAACGCCCAGAACGCCGCGTTCGCCTATGCCGCCGCGCGGGCCGTCGGGGTGTCGCACGAAGCCGCCGTCGAGGGCTTGCTCACCTTCCCCGGTCTGGCGCACCGGATGGAGACCGTGGGCCATCTGGGCAAGGTCCGGTTCGTCAACGACTCGAAGGCCACCAACGCCGACGCCGCGCGGCAGGCGCTGGCCAGCTATGAGCGTAGCTTCTGGATCGCGGGCGGGCGGGCCAAGGCGGGCGGGATCGATGATCTGGAGGATCTGTTCCCCCGGGTGGTCGAGGCCTTCCTGATCGGCGAGGCGGCCGGGCCGTTCGCGGCTAGGCTGGGCGAGACCCCGCACCGGATCAGCGGCGACATGGCGACGGCCGTCCAGCAGGCTTATGAGGCCGCCGCCGCGACGGGCCGGGACGAGGTGGTGCTGCTGAGCCCCGCCGCCGCCAGCTTTGACCAATATCCGGACTTCGAGGCGAGGGGGGAGGCGTTCCGCGCCGCCGTTCTGGCGCTCGGGGCCACACCTGCGAGCGTCGCATGA